CGCTTGCAACCTGGCCTCGCTGAATCTGATGAAGTTCCGTGGGGAGGACGGGGAGTTCGACACCGAGGCTTTCGGGGCGGCTTGCCGGACCCTGATCACGGCCCAGGAGATCCTGGTCGACAACGCCAGCTACCCGACGCCCGCCATCGACCGTAACAGCCACGACTACCGCCCCCTCGGCCTCGGCTATGCGAACCTGGGGGTCCTCCTCATGGACCGGGGTCTGCCCTACGACTCCGACGCCGGCCGGGCCTACGCCGCGGCCATCACCGCCATGATGCACGGCGAGGCCTACGCCCAGAGCGCCCGCGTGGCCGCGGCCATGGGACCCTTCTCGGGCTATGCCAAGAACACGGAGCCCATGCTGCGGGTCATAGACAAGCACCGGCAGCATGCCCACATGATCGACCCCACGCAGGTGCCCAAGGAGCTCCTGCGCTCGGTCCTCACGGTTTGGGACGAGGCCTACACCCTGGGCGCCCAGCACGGCTACCGCAACAGCCAGGTCACCGTGCTCGCCCCCACCGGCACCATCGGCTTCATGATGGACTGCGACACCACCGGCATCGAGCCCGACATTGCGCTCATCAAGTACAAGAAGCTGGTGGGCGGGGGAGTGATCAAGATCGTGAACCAGTCCGTGCCCGGCGTGCTCGAGAAGCTCGGTTATTCGGCCGCGTCCGTCCAGGACATCCTGAGGTACGTGGACGAGAAGGAGATGATCGAGGGGGCACCGCACCTGAAAGAGGACCACCTGGCGATCTTCGACTGCGCCTTCCCCCCCGCAAACGGCAAGCGCTCCATACACTACATGGGCCACATCAAGATGATGGCGGCGGTGCAGCCCTTCCTTTCCGGGGCCATTTCCAAGACCGTGAACATGCCCACCGACGCCACCCCCGACGAGATTGGCAACGCCTACCTCGAATCCTGGCGCATGGGCCTGAAGGCGGTGGCGGTCTACCGCGACGGCTGCAAGCGCAGCCAGCCCCTGTCCACCTCCCGGGAGGAGGGGAAGCCCTTGGCGTTGAGCGCTCGGCCCGAGGAGGCCGCCCGGCCCGCTCGGCGCAAGCTGCCCGACGAGCGTCACGCCATCACCCACAAGTTCCAGATCGCGGGCCACGAGGGCTACATCACGGTGGGGATGTACGAGGACGGGACCCCAGGCGAGATCTTCCTGGTCATGGCCAAGGAGGGCTCCACGATCTCCGGGCTCATGGATGCCTTCGCCACCTCCATCTCCATGGCCCTGCAGTACGGCGTGCCGCTAGAGGCCCTGGTGGAGAAGTTCTCCCACGTGCGCTTCGAGCCCTCGGGATTCACGAAGAACCCGGAGATCCCGTACGCCAAGAGCATCACGGACTACATCTTCCGGTGGCTGGCCTCGAAGTTCCTCTCCGCCGAGGAGCAGGAAGCGGTGGGAGTGCAGGCCAGAGAGGGCTCGCTCAAGCCGATCCCGGGCCCGGTCACGACGGCTTCTCTCCCCGCCAAGTCCGGCTCCCCGGGGGGTGCCCATCGCGCGCAGATGGACGCGCCGCCTTGCCATTACTGCGGAAGCATCATGACCCGCAACGGCAGCTGCTACCGCTGCTCAAACTGCGGGAGCACATCCGGGTGCAGCTGAGACCGGGCTCGGGACGCTCCCGGACCGCCCCGCCCGGGGTGGGCTTCCCATGACATCGTCTCCCCACGAGTTGACGGGGGCGGGGAGCGTTTCCGCCCTCGCCGCCGGCTCCCAGCGGGACGCCCTCTGGGAGCACTGCCGGAACAACCTCGGGATAGCCCGGCTGCTCCTGCACGAGGGCCGGCCGGGCCCGTTCGTGGCCACCGCTTGCCGGATGGCGGTGGAGAGCGCCTGCCGAGCCGCCCTTGCCCAGGCCGGGCTTCCCTTCGAAGGCAACGCGGAGAGGGGCTTCGCCCGCTTGTCTGCG
This is a stretch of genomic DNA from Vicinamibacteria bacterium. It encodes these proteins:
- a CDS encoding vitamin B12-dependent ribonucleotide reductase; amino-acid sequence: MSTHPVENARAEARTSAPEKRTGLSFRRHFTKAGRHPYDELTWEQRSAVINDERGQPVFEQHGIEVPSTWSQTATNIVASKYFRGQIESPQRERSVKGLISRVVDTIRSWGDAQGYFATPEDLQSFSDDLTHLLVQQKAAFNSPVWFNVGIEKHPQASACFINSVNDTMESILGLAKTEGMLFKFGSGTGSNLSFIRSSREPLAGGGTASGPVSFMRGYDAFAGVIKSGGKTRRAAKMVILNTDHPDIDEFINSKADEERKAWALIDAGYDGSFNVKGGAYDSVFFQNANHSVRATDEFMRAVVEDREWQTKYVLTGEACETHPARDLMKRMAQAAWQCGDPGMQFDSTINDWHTCPNSARINASNPCSEYMFLDDTACNLASLNLMKFRGEDGEFDTEAFGAACRTLITAQEILVDNASYPTPAIDRNSHDYRPLGLGYANLGVLLMDRGLPYDSDAGRAYAAAITAMMHGEAYAQSARVAAAMGPFSGYAKNTEPMLRVIDKHRQHAHMIDPTQVPKELLRSVLTVWDEAYTLGAQHGYRNSQVTVLAPTGTIGFMMDCDTTGIEPDIALIKYKKLVGGGVIKIVNQSVPGVLEKLGYSAASVQDILRYVDEKEMIEGAPHLKEDHLAIFDCAFPPANGKRSIHYMGHIKMMAAVQPFLSGAISKTVNMPTDATPDEIGNAYLESWRMGLKAVAVYRDGCKRSQPLSTSREEGKPLALSARPEEAARPARRKLPDERHAITHKFQIAGHEGYITVGMYEDGTPGEIFLVMAKEGSTISGLMDAFATSISMALQYGVPLEALVEKFSHVRFEPSGFTKNPEIPYAKSITDYIFRWLASKFLSAEEQEAVGVQAREGSLKPIPGPVTTASLPAKSGSPGGAHRAQMDAPPCHYCGSIMTRNGSCYRCSNCGSTSGCS